GAAGAGATAATTGGTCCTGATTATACTCCTGATATTGTTTTACCTGATTGCAAGGTAATTGATACTGATAATATTATTACACATCATTATGAAGACGTCAGGGATTATGAATCTGATAATCATTATTATTCAGACGGTAATAATGATATTTGGTATTAAGATCGTAGCTTGAAATACCTGTAGAAATGCAAGGACCGTGCACGTCAAGTGAGTCTGAAGTAGTGTGTTTAGCAGGAAAGGAAACTACTGATACCAACATTCGTTATTGGGAAGACAAATGGAACACGTTATAAATTTGCTTAGCTCCCCAATTATAGGCAAAAAGAGCCCTTTTTCATTTGTTCCGTTACCAGTGAAGCTTGGTATGAGTTGACTTTTTGTGTGGCATATTTTTTCTTTAGTAGTTAAATAGCTACTTATAATAAATTTTGTCAGTAACCGCTAGGTTTTTTAGTTGCCATGCAACAAAGCCATCCCAGCATTGCGCGCTGGGATGGCAAAAAAAAGGGCTGCTTGGATGACATCTCTGTGCTTGAGATAGAGTTTGCTATAAAATGAACTACCTTAAAGACAATCGTCATAATTAATCTTGCTTAAATAAAACATGGCTGAAATAATCCATATTTTCAAGCACTTTGCCACTACCTAAGGCAACGCAGCAAAGCGGGTCATCTGCTACACGCACTGGCAGTTTTGTTGTTTCACTAATAACTTTGCCTAAATTGCGCAACAATCCACCACCACCAGATAAAACTATCCCTTTATCGACTATGTCGGAAGAAAGTTCAGGAGGAGTGCTCTCTAATGCTGTCTTAATAGCAGAAATTATTTGATGCACAGGCTCTATTAAACTCTCTGCAACCTGATATTCTGATAAAAGCATTTCTTTTGGCATACCGCTTACTAAGTCCCTACCTTTAACCATCATTCCCTCTTTATTATTTTCACCCGGCAGGCTAGCCGAACCTACGCTTTTCTTAATCTTTTCAGCTGTTGTTTCACCAATCAATAACTTATGGGTTTCACGAATGTATGATTTTATTGCTTCATCCATAATATCGCCGCCTACTCTGGCAGACCGTGAATAAACAATTCCTCCTAAAGAAATAATTGCAACTTCGGTTGTACCGCCTCCTATATCAACAACCATGGAACCCTCAGGTTCGGTAACCGGAAGTCCAGCACCAATTGCTGCAGCCATTGGCTCTTCAATCAAAAATACTTCATTTGCACCAGCACTTTCTGCTGCATCTTGTATAGCACGCCTTTCAACTGGAGTGGACCCAGATGGAACACATATGATAATGTTAGGCTTATTAACAGTGAGTTTTGTATTTGCACTGCGTATGAAATACTTTAGCATCTCTTCCGCACTTTTAAAATCAGCAATGACCCCATCTTTTAATGGCCTGATTGCCTCTATTTCTCCAGGCGTTTTTCCTAGCATCATTTTAGCTTTTTTACCAAAAGCGTAAGGGACATAGCTTCCTTTTTCCTTTATTCTTGCTACAACTGAAGGTTCATCAAGCACTATTCCTTGATTTTTTTGATAAACTAAAGTGTTCGCAGTGCCAAGGTCTATAGCAATATCGCTAGCGAATAAACCTTTGAAAGTGAAAATGTTACAAAATCTTCTAGTTAATTTCTGAAAAAAACTCATATACAACTCAAAAAAACATTTTATTGAGACAAATTATACTTTTCAGATAAATAATTAGTACAGCATTCAACGTCTAACCCCTTACCTGTTACTTTTTTTAGTAGATCCGAAAAACCATACTTTGCACTGCATATATTTTGGGATAACCAGCTGATAAGTAAACTAAAATCTCCTTTCATTATAGCACCTAAGAACTCGTAATGATTTTTTTTAATGAAAGAAAAAATCTGCACAGCGGTAATTAAAGCCATAATTTTAATAGGAAAATACCCCATGATCCCGCTTGCCCAGTATTCATCTTGAAAATAAGTGTCTAGTTCATTTTTAGCTTTTACTGGAATTTTATAATGCTTCATACCTTCCAGCCATGCATCATGGAGGTCTTTGACCTCTAATGTACCATTTATTATATTCTGTTCCAGTCTAGTCCTCAGCATGATGTGAGCTAACAAACTAAGTTCATCTGCATTCTTTAAAAGGGAAGAAAGATTTATTTTATTGAAAACCAAGTACAAATTCTCAACACTGCTGAATTTTGCATTAGTCTTACCTTTTATAGTAAACTTCTCTTTTATATATGGTTGAATGAACTCAATAAATTCTCTAGATGTTCCAATCACCCTTTCCATGAATAATCCTTGGGTTTCATACATAACGTGTTCTGTAATTGGGCTACTTACAGAATTTTGCGCTAAACATTTTTGATAAATTTCATGGCCACTACATCGTAAAAGTAGAAACAAACCGCAACAAAAATCAGATTCATTGTAATCTATAGGGTGATAACAAGAAGTATGACATAATGTAACACCCATTTTCTGTAGACACAGCGAGCCGAGCTCAATCTGCCTTTGAGTAGCAACTTTCTGCATATTAATGGCTTTGTCTTTCTTTTGCTTTTCAATTAT
This portion of the Wolbachia endosymbiont of Ctenocephalides felis wCfeF genome encodes:
- a CDS encoding Rod shape-determining protein MreB, with amino-acid sequence MSFFQKLTRRFCNIFTFKGLFASDIAIDLGTANTLVYQKNQGIVLDEPSVVARIKEKGSYVPYAFGKKAKMMLGKTPGEIEAIRPLKDGVIADFKSAEEMLKYFIRSANTKLTVNKPNIIICVPSGSTPVERRAIQDAAESAGANEVFLIEEPMAAAIGAGLPVTEPEGSMVVDIGGGTTEVAIISLGGIVYSRSARVGGDIMDEAIKSYIRETHKLLIGETTAEKIKKSVGSASLPGENNKEGMMVKGRDLVSGMPKEMLLSEYQVAESLIEPVHQIISAIKTALESTPPELSSDIVDKGIVLSGGGGLLRNLGKVISETTKLPVRVADDPLCCVALGSGKVLENMDYFSHVLFKQD
- a CDS encoding Thermostable carboxypeptidase 1, giving the protein MKSHKFLEEVLCKVKSIENTLKVLSQSQLNVEDKVEQMGLLEEIKHEIISHDIIKESLVEASALGNKRSVNNWQLKLIERMHKSSSAIPIDLVKSLSQAKVECQNLWKLSQSETSSLEKLKKRFADLVKLAREVVSIKSQQLKCSKYDSLLADYDFDITEKSIKEIFPKVGKFFCESVDKIIEKQKKDKAINMQKVATQRQIELGSLCLQKMGVTLCHTSCYHPIDYNESDFCCGLFLLLRCSGHEIYQKCLAQNSVSSPITEHVMYETQGLFMERVIGTSREFIEFIQPYIKEKFTIKGKTNAKFSSVENLYLVFNKINLSSLLKNADELSLLAHIMLRTRLEQNIINGTLEVKDLHDAWLEGMKHYKIPVKAKNELDTYFQDEYWASGIMGYFPIKIMALITAVQIFSFIKKNHYEFLGAIMKGDFSLLISWLSQNICSAKYGFSDLLKKVTGKGLDVECCTNYLSEKYNLSQ